From a single Synechococcus sp. MW101C3 genomic region:
- a CDS encoding NAD(P)-dependent oxidoreductase has translation MSATAGAGASTPKREPVAFIGLGALGAPMAARLLQAGHPLTVHNRSRERELPLAAAGAHRAASVPQAAATAAVLCLCLSDDRAVQAVLLEQALAALTPGALVIDFSTIAPATSRALATRLEADGITYLDAPVTGGTEGARAGRLAVLVGGSAAALERARPLLEAVGSSISHFGPVGAGQQAKAVNQVLVAGSYAAVAEAIALGRRLGLPMAQVCAALEGGAAGSWALRHRAGNMLSDHYPLGFRLALHRKDLAIALAEAAAAGLDLPLTTQVAAMEDTLIAAGHAEEDVSVLARWFEARG, from the coding sequence ATGAGCGCCACCGCCGGGGCTGGGGCGTCAACGCCGAAGCGTGAGCCGGTGGCCTTCATCGGCCTCGGCGCCCTGGGAGCGCCGATGGCGGCACGGCTGCTGCAGGCGGGTCACCCGCTCACCGTGCACAACCGCAGCCGTGAGCGGGAGCTGCCGCTGGCGGCTGCCGGCGCCCACCGGGCCGCCTCGGTGCCGCAGGCTGCCGCCACTGCTGCGGTGCTCTGCCTCTGCCTCAGTGACGACCGGGCCGTGCAGGCCGTGCTGCTGGAGCAAGCGCTGGCGGCCCTGACCCCCGGCGCCTTGGTGATCGACTTTTCCACGATTGCTCCCGCCACCAGCCGCGCCCTCGCCACCCGCCTGGAGGCCGATGGGATCACCTACCTCGATGCACCGGTGACCGGCGGCACCGAGGGGGCCCGCGCCGGCAGGTTGGCGGTGCTGGTGGGCGGCAGCGCGGCGGCGCTGGAGCGGGCACGGCCGCTGCTGGAGGCGGTGGGGAGTTCGATCAGCCACTTCGGCCCCGTGGGCGCCGGCCAGCAGGCCAAGGCGGTGAACCAGGTGCTGGTGGCCGGCAGCTATGCCGCCGTGGCCGAAGCGATTGCGCTGGGCCGACGGCTTGGACTGCCAATGGCACAGGTGTGCGCCGCGCTCGAAGGGGGTGCGGCCGGCTCCTGGGCCCTGCGCCACCGGGCGGGCAACATGCTCAGCGATCACTACCCGCTGGGCTTCCGGCTCGCCCTGCACCGCAAAGACCTGGCGATCGCCCTGGCGGAAGCGGCCGCCGCCGGGCTGGATCTGCCGCTCACCACCCAGGTGGCCGCCATGGAAGACACGCTCATCGCCGCCGGCCACGCCGAAGAGGATGTATCGGTGCTGGCCCGCTGGTTCGAGGCCAGGGGCTGA
- the rsmH gene encoding 16S rRNA (cytosine(1402)-N(4))-methyltransferase RsmH codes for MPPDAPSGFHHLPVLADAVLAAFSDLPPGATVIDATVGGGGHSALLLEAHPDLQLIGLDQDATALAAAATRLAPFGERVRLIATNFAAYAPAAPVHGVLADLGVSSPQLDVAERGFSFRADGPLDMRMNTSAGESAAELLDRLDEKNLADLIYAYGEERLSRRIARRIVEQRPWSPADRTGGGTSALAYLVAGCYPPAARRGRIHPATRTFQALRIAVNDELGALDRFLQQAPQWLLPGGVLAVISFHSLEDRRVKTAFLSDERLERRTRKPLIATEAEQEANPRSRSAKLRLAARR; via the coding sequence TTGCCGCCAGACGCCCCCTCCGGGTTCCACCATCTGCCGGTGCTCGCCGATGCCGTGCTGGCGGCCTTCAGCGACCTGCCTCCTGGCGCCACCGTGATCGATGCCACCGTGGGCGGTGGCGGCCACAGCGCCCTGCTGCTGGAGGCGCACCCCGACCTGCAGCTGATCGGTCTGGATCAGGACGCCACCGCCCTGGCCGCCGCCGCCACGCGGCTGGCCCCGTTCGGCGAGCGGGTGCGCCTGATCGCCACCAATTTCGCCGCCTACGCCCCCGCCGCTCCTGTGCACGGGGTGCTGGCCGATCTGGGCGTGAGCAGTCCCCAGCTGGATGTGGCGGAGCGCGGCTTCAGCTTCCGCGCCGATGGCCCCCTCGACATGCGCATGAACACCAGCGCCGGCGAGAGTGCCGCCGAGCTGCTCGACCGCCTCGACGAGAAAAACCTTGCGGATCTGATCTATGCCTACGGCGAGGAACGGCTCTCGCGGCGGATCGCCCGCCGCATCGTCGAGCAGCGCCCCTGGAGCCCGGCGGACCGAACGGGCGGCGGCACCAGCGCCCTTGCCTACCTGGTGGCCGGCTGCTACCCGCCAGCGGCCCGGCGCGGCCGCATTCACCCCGCCACCCGCACCTTCCAGGCCCTGCGCATCGCCGTCAACGATGAGCTCGGCGCCCTCGACCGCTTCCTGCAGCAGGCTCCGCAGTGGTTGCTGCCGGGCGGTGTCCTGGCGGTGATCAGCTTCCATTCGCTCGAAGATCGCCGCGTCAAGACGGCGTTTCTGAGCGATGAACGCCTGGAGCGGCGCACGCGCAAGCCGCTGATCGCCACGGAGGCAGAGCAGGAGGCCAATCCCCGCAGCCGCTCCGCCAAGCTGCGGCTGGCGGCAAGGCGCTGA
- the purE gene encoding 5-(carboxyamino)imidazole ribonucleotide mutase, with product MGSDSDLPTLQPAVAVLEQFGVAVEVRVLSAHRTPLEMVAFAEAAAGRGLKVIIAGAGGAAHLPGMVAALTPLPVIGVPVQSRALSGVDSLHSIVQMPAGIPVATVAIGGGTNAGLLAAQILATADAELADRVLAHRRALHDQVTTKDRRLQELGSAAYLQGMGS from the coding sequence ATGGGCAGCGACTCCGACCTGCCCACGCTGCAGCCGGCGGTGGCCGTGCTGGAGCAGTTCGGGGTGGCGGTGGAGGTGCGCGTGCTCTCCGCCCATCGCACGCCGCTGGAGATGGTGGCCTTCGCTGAAGCCGCCGCCGGCCGGGGGCTCAAGGTGATCATTGCCGGTGCCGGCGGTGCCGCACACCTGCCCGGCATGGTGGCGGCGCTCACGCCTCTGCCGGTGATCGGCGTTCCAGTGCAGAGCCGGGCCCTGTCTGGGGTGGATTCACTCCATTCGATCGTGCAGATGCCGGCCGGCATCCCGGTGGCCACCGTGGCGATCGGTGGCGGCACCAATGCGGGCCTGCTGGCGGCACAGATCCTGGCCACCGCCGATGCCGAGCTGGCTGACCGTGTGCTCGCCCATCGCCGTGCTCTCCACGACCAGGTGACCACCAAGGACCGGCGTCTGCAGGAGCTGGGCAGTGCGGCCTACCTGCAGGGCATGGGGAGCTGA
- the bchM gene encoding magnesium protoporphyrin IX methyltransferase, with protein sequence MAAEPLLDTDAAPTTSEKAAEKLEVRDYFNSTGFERWNRIYSDSDDVNKVQRNIRIGHQKTVDQVLAWLQEEGDLAGRSFCDAGCGVGSLSLPLAGLGAGSISASDLSDAMVQEAGRRAAAAGIDPARLTFHTSDLESLTGRYDTVICLDVFIHYPQAAAEEMVRHLAGLAERRLIVSFAPYTPLLALLKGIGQLFPGPSKTTRAYTLREDGIVAAAAAAGFQPLRRSLNQAPFYFSRLIAFERA encoded by the coding sequence ATGGCCGCCGAACCGCTGCTGGACACCGACGCGGCGCCCACCACCAGCGAGAAGGCAGCGGAGAAGCTGGAGGTGCGCGACTACTTCAACAGCACCGGCTTCGAGCGCTGGAATCGCATCTACAGCGACAGTGACGACGTCAACAAGGTGCAGCGCAACATCCGCATCGGCCACCAGAAGACGGTGGATCAGGTGCTGGCGTGGCTGCAGGAGGAAGGCGACCTGGCCGGGCGCAGCTTCTGCGACGCCGGCTGCGGGGTGGGCAGCCTCAGCCTGCCGCTGGCCGGCCTGGGGGCCGGCAGCATCTCGGCCAGCGACCTCTCGGACGCCATGGTGCAGGAGGCCGGCCGACGCGCCGCCGCCGCCGGCATCGACCCCGCCCGGCTGACCTTCCACACCTCCGATCTGGAAAGCCTTACGGGCCGCTACGACACGGTGATCTGCCTCGACGTGTTCATTCACTACCCCCAGGCCGCCGCCGAGGAGATGGTGCGCCATCTGGCCGGCCTGGCGGAGCGGCGGCTGATCGTTAGCTTCGCCCCCTACACGCCCCTGCTGGCGTTACTCAAGGGGATCGGCCAGCTGTTCCCCGGTCCCAGCAAGACCACCCGCGCCTACACCCTGCGGGAAGACGGCATCGTGGCGGCGGCCGCCGCCGCCGGCTTCCAGCCGCTGCGCCGCAGCCTCAACCAGGCGCCCTTCTACTTCTCCCGCCTGATCGCCTTCGAGCGGGCATGA
- a CDS encoding DUF2752 domain-containing protein, with protein sequence MLTGYLWLKGWHAGLPGLSCPLRALTGIPCPTCFLTRATAAALNGQLATSVQLHGFGPLAAAALVVWSVAALRSGRLVPRALNGRHLVLAAAALLLYWAARMVFSYGLGLPAFPSG encoded by the coding sequence TTGCTCACCGGCTATCTCTGGCTGAAGGGCTGGCACGCCGGCCTGCCGGGGCTGTCCTGTCCGCTGCGGGCGCTCACGGGAATTCCCTGCCCCACCTGCTTCCTCACCCGTGCCACGGCAGCCGCTCTCAACGGCCAGCTGGCCACCTCAGTGCAGCTGCACGGCTTTGGGCCGCTCGCCGCAGCCGCCCTGGTGGTGTGGTCGGTGGCAGCGTTGCGCAGTGGTCGACTGGTGCCCCGGGCTCTGAACGGACGTCATCTGGTGCTGGCCGCCGCGGCATTGCTGCTCTACTGGGCCGCACGGATGGTGTTCAGTTACGGGCTCGGTCTGCCTGCGTTTCCAAGCGGGTAG
- a CDS encoding pseudouridine synthase translates to MSFSSIPLKPVPAGSLNQGWIYTDRAGSAAAGQKISAFYAARYRHSDQQVWQARLEAGEIHRNGQQLRADGSLAPGDRLAWHRPPWHEPPVPDQWQVVHDDGDILVIDKPSGLPVLPAGGFLEHTVLRLIERRQRHSAATATTGVPRPVHRLGRFTSGLLVLARQPATRAWLSALLRESTAAPESGCRKLYRALTQAGPLPIAVGERLEIHTPIGRWPHPLLGQVWAAASAADSAAAPLPAWSELHLLQVRPQAHLVEVAIRSGRPHQIRIHAASVGTPLLGDPLYLPGGQARPQALPGLGGYQLHAHRLVLPRPEGTWLELEAPLPPALELAPAAGG, encoded by the coding sequence GTGTCCTTCTCCTCAATCCCCCTGAAGCCCGTGCCTGCAGGGTCGCTCAACCAGGGCTGGATCTACACCGACCGGGCCGGCAGCGCCGCGGCGGGCCAGAAGATCTCCGCCTTCTACGCCGCCCGCTACCGCCATTCCGATCAACAGGTGTGGCAGGCGCGGCTGGAGGCCGGCGAGATCCACAGGAACGGCCAGCAGCTCCGGGCCGATGGCAGCCTCGCGCCGGGGGATCGGCTGGCGTGGCATCGGCCCCCCTGGCACGAGCCGCCGGTGCCGGATCAGTGGCAGGTCGTCCATGACGACGGCGACATCCTGGTGATCGACAAGCCCAGCGGCCTGCCGGTGCTGCCGGCCGGCGGCTTCCTGGAGCACACCGTGCTGCGTCTGATCGAGCGGAGACAGCGGCACTCGGCCGCCACTGCCACCACCGGCGTGCCCCGGCCCGTTCATCGGCTCGGCCGCTTCACCTCCGGGTTGCTGGTGCTGGCCCGCCAGCCGGCCACCCGCGCCTGGCTCAGCGCCCTGCTGCGCGAGAGCACCGCTGCCCCCGAGAGCGGCTGTCGCAAGCTCTACCGCGCACTCACGCAGGCAGGCCCCCTGCCGATCGCGGTGGGCGAGCGGCTGGAGATCCACACGCCGATCGGCCGCTGGCCCCATCCGCTGCTGGGCCAGGTGTGGGCGGCCGCCTCCGCTGCGGACTCTGCGGCGGCGCCCCTGCCGGCCTGGAGCGAGCTGCACCTGCTGCAGGTGCGCCCGCAGGCCCATCTGGTGGAGGTGGCGATCCGCAGCGGTCGCCCCCATCAGATCCGTATCCATGCCGCCAGCGTCGGCACGCCGCTGCTGGGCGATCCCCTCTACCTGCCCGGCGGCCAGGCCCGCCCCCAGGCCCTGCCGGGCCTGGGGGGCTACCAGCTGCACGCCCACCGACTCGTGCTGCCCCGGCCCGAAGGCACCTGGCTGGAGCTGGAGGCGCCGCTGCCGCCAGCTCTGGAGCTCGCCCCGGCAGCTGGCGGCTGA
- a CDS encoding response regulator transcription factor translates to MSQAIPAAAPDGDAAPDHPFAQGLEPTAAAHSGEASAATPVAAQPPRLLLVDDEPGLRTAVQAYLQDEGFEVVTANDGEEGWKVAQEIVPDVVLTDVMMPRLDGYGLLRRLRGDERLGGTPVIFLTAKGMTADRIEGFQAGVDDYIPKPFDPDELVARVRNMVRRQERLLAEAARYADADIGQMARQITEIRSLLQGGGGKKAPTGVKLDFTPREASVLQLVAEGLMNKEIARRLETSIRNVEKYVSRLFTKTGTTSRTELVRYALENSLVE, encoded by the coding sequence ATGAGCCAAGCCATCCCAGCAGCCGCACCCGACGGCGACGCCGCCCCGGACCACCCCTTTGCACAGGGTCTGGAGCCCACTGCCGCGGCCCATTCCGGCGAGGCCAGCGCCGCCACCCCTGTGGCCGCCCAGCCGCCGCGCCTGCTGCTCGTCGACGACGAGCCGGGGCTGCGCACCGCGGTGCAGGCCTACTTGCAGGACGAGGGCTTTGAGGTGGTCACCGCCAACGACGGCGAAGAAGGCTGGAAGGTGGCCCAGGAGATCGTGCCGGATGTGGTGCTCACCGACGTGATGATGCCCCGCCTCGATGGCTACGGCCTGCTCAGGCGCCTGCGGGGCGATGAGCGGCTGGGGGGTACGCCGGTGATCTTCCTCACCGCCAAGGGCATGACCGCCGACCGCATCGAGGGCTTCCAGGCGGGCGTCGACGATTACATCCCCAAGCCATTCGACCCTGACGAGCTGGTGGCCCGGGTGCGCAACATGGTGCGGCGCCAGGAGCGGCTGCTGGCCGAGGCCGCCCGCTATGCCGATGCCGACATCGGCCAGATGGCGCGCCAGATCACCGAGATCCGCTCGCTGCTGCAGGGGGGTGGCGGCAAGAAGGCGCCGACCGGCGTCAAGCTCGACTTCACGCCCCGCGAGGCGAGTGTGCTGCAGCTGGTGGCCGAAGGCCTGATGAACAAGGAGATCGCCCGCCGCCTGGAAACCTCGATCCGCAACGTCGAGAAGTACGTGAGCCGCCTGTTCACCAAGACCGGCACCACCAGCCGCACCGAACTGGTCCGCTACGCGCTCGAAAACAGCCTGGTGGAGTGA
- a CDS encoding AI-2E family transporter gives MAERFTMPLPLWVRFGLTLPLLVLNMFVLRQVLVPLAPFPSLFLGAALIAFLLDIPSRWLTQRGMPRVLALLLVLGLGLALLVLASLWLLPRLVQQLGDLLNALPGWLVQGQMLLDQTQLWAAAHGLPADFSDFSSELLTGSTKFASQLSQRLLGLLGATLNLTINTLIVVVLAVFLLVGGEAIPRGLARWLPSSWRAMVLNTLVTTFRGYFGGQVVLALILSVAQIVVFTLLQIPYGVLFAVAIGFTTLVPYASALTILLVSGLLVLEDPRTGVEVLVAAISVGQVVDQVIQPRLMGQIVGLQPAWLLLSLPVGARVGSLLGLGELLGLLLAVPVASCLKTFLDELARRLGLPEPQPLTPPPASVGSPLP, from the coding sequence ATGGCTGAACGCTTCACCATGCCGCTGCCGCTCTGGGTTCGCTTCGGGCTCACTCTGCCGCTGCTGGTGCTGAACATGTTCGTGCTGCGGCAGGTGCTGGTGCCGCTGGCGCCCTTCCCCTCCCTGTTCCTGGGCGCTGCCCTGATCGCCTTCCTGCTGGACATCCCCAGCCGCTGGCTCACGCAGCGCGGCATGCCGCGCGTGTTGGCGCTGCTCCTGGTGCTCGGGCTGGGGCTTGCCCTGCTGGTGCTGGCGAGCCTCTGGCTGCTGCCGCGGCTGGTGCAGCAGCTCGGCGATCTGCTCAATGCCCTGCCCGGCTGGCTGGTGCAGGGGCAGATGCTGCTGGATCAGACCCAGCTCTGGGCCGCCGCCCATGGCCTGCCCGCTGATTTCAGCGATTTCAGCAGCGAACTGCTCACCGGCTCCACCAAGTTCGCCAGCCAGCTCAGCCAGCGCCTGCTTGGGCTGCTCGGCGCCACGCTCAACCTCACGATCAACACCTTGATCGTGGTGGTGCTGGCTGTTTTTCTGCTGGTGGGCGGCGAGGCGATCCCACGCGGTCTGGCCCGCTGGCTGCCCTCCAGCTGGCGGGCGATGGTCCTGAACACCCTGGTCACCACCTTTCGCGGCTACTTCGGCGGCCAGGTGGTGCTGGCCCTGATCCTCAGCGTGGCGCAGATCGTGGTGTTCACCCTGCTGCAGATCCCCTACGGCGTGCTGTTTGCCGTGGCGATCGGCTTCACCACCTTGGTTCCCTATGCCAGCGCGCTGACGATCCTGCTGGTGAGCGGCCTGCTGGTGCTTGAAGACCCCCGCACAGGCGTGGAGGTGCTGGTGGCGGCCATCAGCGTGGGGCAGGTGGTGGATCAGGTGATTCAGCCCCGGCTGATGGGCCAGATCGTGGGTCTGCAGCCGGCCTGGCTGCTGCTCAGCCTGCCGGTGGGTGCCCGGGTGGGCAGCCTGCTGGGGCTCGGTGAATTGCTGGGCCTGCTGCTGGCGGTGCCGGTGGCGAGCTGCCTGAAAACCTTTCTCGATGAACTGGCCCGGCGGCTGGGGCTGCCGGAGCCCCAGCCGCTCACCCCCCCGCCTGCTTCGGTCGGAAGCCCGCTGCCGTGA
- a CDS encoding N-acetylglucosamine-6-phosphate deacetylase yields MRWLSNVRLPEAVPPCSSGRWRVGVDTAGTIACLEPLEAGSAAAGDDWNGDWLSPAGVDLQINGGLGLAFPELTDADLPRLLELLELLWRDGVEAISPTLVTCGVAPLRQALAVLRTARGLPAPGRARLLGAHLEGPFLAKARRGAHPEAHLARPSLAALQTRIEGFESEIALMTLAPELDGAEAVIAALCAQGIVVSLGHSEASERQAQHAFEAGVGMLTHAFNAMPGLHHRAPGPVAAAVLRGDVAMGLIADGVHVAPSQAVLLQRLAPRQVVLVSDALAPYGLPEGRHRWDSRSLLVENGSCRLEDGTLAGVTLPLLEGVVRLAGWSRAPGAAIAAATVLPRRVLGDHRPVQELLLGQPLAEALRWSGGDADPLRWCRAGEATHTP; encoded by the coding sequence ATGCGCTGGCTCAGCAACGTTCGCCTCCCGGAGGCCGTGCCGCCCTGCAGCTCAGGGCGCTGGCGCGTCGGCGTGGACACGGCCGGAACGATCGCCTGCCTTGAACCACTGGAGGCGGGCAGCGCCGCCGCCGGCGACGACTGGAACGGCGACTGGCTCAGCCCGGCCGGGGTGGACCTGCAGATCAACGGCGGGCTGGGACTGGCCTTTCCGGAGCTCACCGACGCGGATCTGCCCCGCCTGCTGGAGCTGCTGGAACTGCTGTGGCGCGATGGCGTGGAGGCGATCAGCCCCACCCTGGTGACCTGCGGCGTGGCGCCGCTGCGCCAGGCCCTGGCGGTGCTGCGGACGGCCCGCGGCCTTCCCGCCCCTGGCCGGGCCCGGCTGCTGGGGGCGCACCTGGAGGGTCCGTTCCTGGCGAAGGCGCGGCGGGGCGCCCACCCGGAGGCGCACCTGGCGCGGCCCAGCCTCGCGGCTCTGCAGACGCGAATCGAGGGGTTCGAATCCGAGATCGCCCTGATGACGCTGGCGCCGGAGCTGGACGGGGCCGAAGCGGTGATCGCCGCCCTGTGTGCGCAGGGGATCGTGGTGAGCCTGGGCCACAGCGAAGCCAGTGAGCGGCAGGCGCAGCACGCCTTCGAGGCGGGCGTGGGCATGCTCACCCACGCCTTCAACGCCATGCCCGGCCTGCACCACCGGGCGCCGGGGCCGGTGGCGGCGGCGGTGCTGCGCGGCGACGTGGCCATGGGCCTGATCGCCGACGGGGTGCATGTGGCGCCGTCGCAGGCGGTGCTGCTGCAGCGGCTCGCGCCCCGGCAGGTGGTGCTGGTGAGTGATGCCCTGGCGCCCTACGGGCTGCCGGAGGGGCGGCACCGTTGGGACAGCCGTAGCCTGCTGGTGGAGAACGGCAGTTGCCGGCTGGAGGACGGCACCCTGGCTGGGGTGACGCTGCCGCTGCTGGAGGGCGTGGTGCGGCTGGCGGGCTGGAGCCGGGCGCCGGGCGCTGCGATCGCCGCGGCCACCGTGCTGCCCCGGCGCGTGCTGGGTGATCACCGCCCCGTGCAGGAGCTGCTGCTGGGTCAGCCGCTGGCGGAGGCCCTGCGCTGGAGCGGCGGCGACGCGGACCCGCTGCGTTGGTGCCGTGCCGGCGAAGCCACCCACACTCCTTAG
- a CDS encoding cysteine desulfurase family protein has product MTHPYLDYQATTPCEPAVVEAMAPYWSELFANPSSRLHRPGLEAATAVERAREQLAAQLGVSIERVVFTSGATEANNLALKGLAEARQHLGRHLITVATEHKAVLDTMRELERRGFALTVLPVGADGLLDLGDLVAALRHDTILVSVMAANNEIGVLQPLAAIGSLCRASGVAFHCDAAQAFGHLALQPDALGIDLLSMSAHKFYGPKGIGALVVGEGLTLNPQQHGGGQEGGLRAGTLPVPLIVGMAKAATLALADREEREERLGALRQRLLHGLLAIEGVAVNGSLEQRLAHNLNVRIAGVDGNRLHSLLRRQLTVSGGSACSAGSPSHVLAALGLDRAAAAASVRFGLGRGTTTGDIDQAIAAVAAAVAELRQAPAAVTALDTEALRAPAPC; this is encoded by the coding sequence GTGACCCATCCCTACCTGGACTACCAGGCCACCACCCCCTGCGAGCCGGCGGTGGTGGAAGCGATGGCGCCCTACTGGAGCGAGCTGTTCGCCAATCCGTCCAGCCGCCTGCACCGGCCGGGGCTGGAGGCGGCCACGGCGGTGGAGCGGGCGCGGGAGCAGCTGGCGGCGCAGCTGGGGGTGTCGATCGAGCGCGTCGTGTTCACCAGCGGCGCCACCGAAGCCAACAACCTGGCGCTCAAGGGGCTGGCGGAAGCGCGGCAGCACCTGGGCCGTCACCTGATCACGGTGGCCACGGAGCACAAGGCGGTGCTCGACACCATGCGCGAGCTGGAGCGGCGCGGCTTTGCTCTCACCGTGCTGCCGGTGGGCGCCGATGGCCTGCTGGATCTGGGCGATCTGGTGGCGGCGCTGCGCCACGACACGATCCTGGTGAGCGTGATGGCCGCCAACAACGAAATCGGCGTGCTGCAGCCGCTGGCGGCGATCGGTTCGCTCTGCCGCGCCAGCGGTGTGGCGTTTCATTGCGATGCCGCCCAGGCCTTCGGCCACCTGGCGCTGCAACCCGACGCCCTCGGCATCGATCTGCTCAGCATGAGCGCCCACAAGTTCTACGGGCCGAAGGGCATCGGCGCGCTGGTGGTGGGCGAAGGACTCACGCTCAACCCCCAGCAGCACGGCGGCGGCCAGGAAGGGGGCCTGCGGGCCGGCACCCTGCCGGTGCCGCTGATCGTGGGCATGGCCAAGGCCGCCACGCTCGCCCTGGCTGACCGGGAGGAGCGCGAGGAGCGGCTCGGCGCCCTGCGGCAGCGGCTGCTGCACGGCCTGCTGGCGATCGAGGGCGTGGCGGTGAACGGCAGCCTTGAGCAGCGCCTGGCTCACAACCTCAACGTGCGCATCGCCGGTGTCGATGGCAACCGGCTGCACAGCCTGTTGCGGCGCCAGCTCACGGTGAGCGGCGGCTCGGCCTGCAGTGCCGGCAGCCCCTCCCATGTGCTCGCCGCCCTGGGGCTCGACCGCGCCGCGGCGGCGGCCTCGGTGCGCTTCGGGCTGGGCCGCGGCACCACCACGGGCGACATCGATCAGGCGATCGCCGCTGTGGCCGCCGCGGTGGCGGAGCTACGCCAGGCGCCCGCCGCGGTGACCGCGCTGGACACGGAGGCGCTCAGGGCGCCAGCACCGTGCTGA
- a CDS encoding NAD(P)H-quinone oxidoreductase subunit H, with the protein MTQLETRTEPMVVNFGPHHPSMHGVLRLVVTLDGEDVVDCEPVIGYLHRGMEKIAENRTNVMFVPYVSRWDYAAGMFNEAITVNAPERLADIPVPKRASYIRVLMLELNRIANHLLWLGPFLADVGAQTPFFYIFREREMIYDLWEAATGQRLINNNYFRIGGVAADLPYGWLEKCLDFLDYFGPKIDEYEKLITNNPIFKRRIQGLGVISREMAINWSLSGPMLRASGVPWDLRKVDHYECYDDFDWDVAWRTEGDCYARYQVRIEEMRQSLKILRQACKGIPGGPTENLEARRMSEGKGGESFGFDYQYIAKKVAPTFKIPGGELYARLESGKGELGVFIMGNDDVTPWRWKIRAADFNNLQILPHILTGAKVADIMAILGSIDVIMGSVDR; encoded by the coding sequence ATGACGCAGCTCGAAACACGCACCGAGCCGATGGTGGTGAACTTCGGGCCTCACCACCCCTCGATGCACGGGGTGTTGCGGCTGGTGGTGACCCTCGACGGCGAGGACGTGGTGGACTGCGAGCCGGTGATCGGCTACCTCCATCGCGGCATGGAGAAGATCGCCGAGAACCGCACGAACGTGATGTTCGTGCCCTACGTGAGCCGCTGGGACTATGCCGCCGGCATGTTCAACGAGGCGATCACGGTGAATGCACCGGAACGGCTGGCCGACATCCCGGTGCCGAAGCGGGCCAGCTACATCCGGGTGCTGATGCTGGAGCTCAACCGCATCGCCAACCACCTGCTCTGGCTGGGCCCGTTCCTGGCGGATGTGGGCGCCCAGACCCCTTTCTTCTACATCTTCCGCGAACGGGAGATGATCTACGACCTCTGGGAAGCGGCCACCGGCCAGCGGCTGATCAACAACAACTACTTCCGCATCGGAGGGGTGGCTGCCGATCTTCCCTACGGCTGGCTGGAGAAGTGCCTCGATTTCCTCGATTATTTCGGTCCAAAGATCGATGAATACGAAAAGCTGATCACCAACAACCCGATCTTCAAGCGCCGGATCCAGGGCCTCGGCGTGATCAGCCGTGAGATGGCCATCAACTGGAGCCTGTCGGGCCCGATGCTGCGCGCCTCCGGCGTGCCCTGGGATCTGCGCAAGGTGGATCACTACGAGTGCTACGACGACTTCGACTGGGACGTGGCCTGGCGCACGGAAGGCGATTGCTACGCGCGCTATCAGGTGCGCATCGAGGAGATGCGTCAATCCCTGAAGATCCTGCGGCAGGCCTGCAAGGGAATCCCAGGCGGCCCCACCGAAAACCTGGAGGCCAGGCGCATGAGCGAGGGCAAGGGGGGTGAATCCTTCGGCTTCGACTATCAGTACATCGCCAAGAAAGTGGCCCCCACCTTCAAGATCCCCGGTGGTGAGCTCTACGCGCGGCTGGAATCCGGCAAAGGGGAGCTGGGCGTGTTCATCATGGGCAACGACGACGTCACCCCCTGGCGCTGGAAGATCCGCGCCGCCGATTTCAACAACCTCCAGATCCTGCCCCACATCCTCACCGGGGCCAAGGTGGCCGACATCATGGCGATCCTCGGCTCCATCGACGTGATCATGGGCTCGGTGGATCGCTGA
- a CDS encoding DUF456 domain-containing protein, whose protein sequence is MASLDALWWVALTLQLVAIPGTLLPVLPGLIFLPLGAGLWVWAAGWSTAWPTLLLACLILLLGWGADALGVVLGAARLQATRWAYIGAGLGLVVGLLGLLPALPVGGPLLGALVGPLLGATLGELVSASSALGPLGLERLRRALLVGLAVVAGMLVSRVAQFLLALLGVAGFVLLSTVLAP, encoded by the coding sequence ATGGCTTCGCTCGATGCGTTGTGGTGGGTAGCGCTCACGCTGCAGCTGGTGGCCATTCCCGGCACCCTGTTGCCCGTGCTGCCGGGGCTGATCTTCCTGCCGCTCGGGGCCGGCCTGTGGGTGTGGGCGGCGGGCTGGAGCACCGCCTGGCCCACCCTGCTGCTGGCCTGCCTGATCCTGCTGCTGGGCTGGGGGGCCGACGCGCTCGGGGTGGTGCTGGGGGCGGCCCGTCTGCAGGCCACCCGCTGGGCCTACATCGGCGCCGGCCTCGGGCTGGTGGTGGGCTTGCTGGGGCTGCTGCCCGCCCTGCCGGTGGGCGGACCGCTGCTCGGTGCCCTGGTGGGGCCGCTGCTGGGGGCCACCCTCGGGGAGCTGGTGTCGGCGTCGTCGGCGCTGGGGCCGCTGGGGCTGGAGCGGCTGCGCCGTGCGTTGCTCGTGGGGCTGGCGGTGGTGGCCGGCATGTTGGTGAGCCGGGTGGCTCAGTTCCTGCTGGCGCTGCTGGGGGTGGCGGGCTTTGTGCTGCTCAGCACGGTGCTGGCGCCCTGA